The Acidiferrobacteraceae bacterium genome contains a region encoding:
- a CDS encoding EAL domain-containing protein has product MTWSLRYKAAILIAVTESLLLGILLVSNLHNSEVNLEQELQHRANSTAELVVNSTTEPLLALDIAQLRSQVEGLVDRHNVTFVSIVDHLDHPLAVAGQREGRDKVVTSRRPIEVAGSLFGRVEIQISRAQADAALRRTTQYNIVIVAIEIALVALISLTLGWFLTRDLGVFMRNASAIEHGDLSARVPVASKDEIGTLATRFNTMAERLQYNMEELERSNRRFRDMADNTSDWIWEIDTNARYIYVSNRIEALLGYAPGQALASSIFDFMDPQDAARLNVLLEEAMADEKPFYGFEYRAKHKNGTEVTLESNGVPIIDREGRLVGYRGVTRDITRRREDASRLAYLAERDPLTGLYARPKFIELLDEELRIADQANTPVALLVVDLDDFKLINDSHGHLAGDSLLRLTADVIRDRVGDRGQIARLGGDVFGVMLRGYNAADAKGVAKSILGACQSARTTINDTPVPISVCTGICAFPDDGNDSQTLLARADIAMSRAKSLGHNSYYIFRSTDRDLDTMRKLVNWRSLIRNALKTDRLVLEYQPVVSLKGDESVRMYEALVRLRDENGTIFSAGQFIDAAEQSGQIADIDRWVIRAVMETLKKPENHDCCISVNLSGRSLDMPGFCDFCEQLTRDGPFRPDQLIFEITESTAIREIARAESFLTIMKRNGFRFSLDDFGSGFSSFSYLKQLPVDQLKVDGNFIRHIATSREDQVFVTAIVQVARGLGLETVAEYVENSEALQILGRIGIDKVQGNHIGSPMASLYKVDVKNINQQAFHKPGGKSRPNGN; this is encoded by the coding sequence ATGACCTGGTCCCTGCGCTACAAGGCGGCGATCCTCATCGCGGTGACCGAATCCCTTTTGCTGGGCATCCTGCTCGTCAGCAATCTGCACAACAGCGAAGTCAACCTGGAACAGGAGCTCCAGCATCGGGCAAACAGCACGGCTGAGCTGGTCGTCAATTCGACCACGGAACCACTGCTTGCCCTGGACATCGCACAGCTGCGCAGCCAGGTCGAGGGACTGGTGGACCGCCACAACGTCACTTTCGTGTCCATCGTCGATCATCTGGACCATCCCCTGGCCGTCGCCGGCCAGCGCGAGGGACGCGACAAGGTCGTCACAAGCCGACGGCCAATCGAGGTTGCCGGCAGTCTGTTCGGCCGGGTCGAGATCCAGATCTCGCGCGCCCAGGCTGACGCGGCCCTCAGGCGAACCACGCAATACAACATAGTTATCGTCGCCATTGAAATTGCACTGGTTGCGCTGATTTCCCTCACACTTGGCTGGTTTCTCACGCGCGACCTCGGGGTGTTTATGCGCAATGCGTCTGCTATCGAACACGGCGATCTGTCGGCCCGGGTACCGGTAGCCAGCAAGGACGAGATCGGGACCCTGGCAACGCGCTTCAACACCATGGCGGAGCGGCTTCAATACAACATGGAGGAGCTCGAGCGCAGCAATCGCCGGTTCCGCGATATGGCCGATAACACCAGCGACTGGATCTGGGAGATCGATACCAACGCCCGCTACATCTATGTATCCAACCGCATCGAGGCCCTGCTGGGTTATGCGCCGGGCCAGGCGCTGGCCAGCAGTATCTTTGATTTCATGGACCCCCAGGACGCCGCCCGCCTGAACGTGCTCCTTGAGGAGGCAATGGCGGATGAAAAGCCATTCTACGGTTTCGAATACCGGGCCAAACACAAGAACGGAACGGAAGTAACGCTCGAGTCCAATGGCGTTCCCATCATTGACCGCGAGGGCCGTCTGGTTGGCTATCGCGGGGTGACGCGCGACATCACGCGCAGACGTGAGGATGCGTCACGGCTTGCCTACCTTGCGGAACGGGACCCGCTGACCGGGCTTTATGCGCGCCCCAAATTCATCGAGTTGCTGGACGAAGAGTTGCGAATTGCCGATCAGGCGAATACGCCAGTGGCATTGCTTGTTGTCGACCTGGATGATTTCAAGTTGATCAATGACTCGCACGGACACCTCGCCGGGGACAGTCTTCTGCGGCTGACCGCGGACGTGATTCGGGATCGCGTCGGCGATCGCGGGCAAATTGCGCGTCTGGGGGGCGATGTCTTCGGGGTAATGCTGCGCGGCTACAATGCCGCCGACGCCAAAGGGGTCGCAAAATCAATTCTGGGTGCATGCCAGTCCGCACGGACCACGATCAATGATACGCCGGTACCAATTTCGGTCTGCACCGGCATTTGTGCCTTCCCCGACGACGGCAATGACAGCCAGACCCTGTTGGCACGCGCCGACATCGCGATGTCCCGCGCCAAGTCCCTGGGCCACAATAGCTACTACATCTTTCGCAGCACGGATCGTGACCTGGATACCATGCGCAAGCTCGTCAACTGGCGCAGCCTGATCCGGAACGCGTTGAAGACTGATCGCCTGGTGCTGGAGTACCAGCCAGTGGTCTCACTCAAAGGGGACGAGTCCGTACGCATGTACGAGGCACTGGTACGGCTGCGCGACGAGAACGGTACGATCTTTTCGGCGGGCCAGTTCATCGATGCAGCCGAGCAATCGGGACAGATCGCAGACATCGATCGCTGGGTCATACGCGCGGTCATGGAAACGCTGAAGAAGCCGGAAAATCACGATTGTTGCATCTCGGTCAATTTGTCAGGCCGATCCCTGGACATGCCGGGATTCTGCGACTTCTGTGAGCAACTGACGCGCGACGGCCCATTCCGGCCCGATCAACTCATTTTCGAGATCACCGAATCCACGGCCATTCGGGAAATCGCGCGGGCCGAAAGTTTTCTCACCATAATGAAGCGGAACGGATTTCGCTTCTCCCTTGACGATTTCGGATCCGGCTTCTCCTCGTTCTCCTATCTCAAGCAACTGCCCGTGGATCAGCTCAAGGTAGATGGCAACTTCATCCGACATATTGCCACGAGCCGGGAGGACCAGGTCTTTGTGACAGCGATTGTGCAGGTCGCGAGGGGGCTGGGGCTGGAAACCGTGGCCGAGTATGTGGAAAATTCGGAGGCACTTCAGATCCTTGGAAGAATCGGTATCGACAAGGTCCAGGGAAATCATATCGGCTCCCCCATGGCGAGCCTGTACAAGGTGGACGTGAAAAACATCAATCAACAGGCCTTCCACAAACCCGGCGGGAAATCACGTCCGAATGGCAACTAG
- a CDS encoding phosphate/phosphite/phosphonate ABC transporter substrate-binding protein, translated as MPRSLLSALAVYLLSVAGVLPHAQAASERTFAVVPQQAPTRLATHGQPLLDALSDRTGIRFHFVTAPNIPEFERRVLEGKYDYVYMNAILYQVAHEKPGYRILVRRKPDLHSVLVVRRDGPRKLEALRNSIIAFPAPHAFGATLLNRAKLKRLHIDYRVAFLGTHESVYRAVAQGQFIAGGGVQRSFTVLPDAVRDQLRILYRSGGAPSHAIAANPSIQQDERRRVQTALLDLPKDPTGRKLLSDLDIDGFRPNSVSDTRHLRALGVRRRDRVSRMEFHVIPRLNATDTARQMQPLATYFKQRLEIDVSLHTYPTMSAFERAVYSEKRPALVNANPLQAINLARKGYSIIAQQVPVMSPEGMRSIILVREDSSLQALSDLRGKRIAFGGSATAFFASMVPHVLLRRAGLQGKYEDVSRPGPVSDVVARLRRGEIDAAGTGTMALHSESLKRRYAVDRMRVIARSEPMPGLAWLVSPAVSPAVRTEIRHVLLGYNRKAPGHSALTAGGIAGLRAASRKDYAVVERYVRELNER; from the coding sequence CAACCCCTGCTCGATGCCCTGTCCGACCGCACGGGTATCCGCTTCCATTTCGTCACCGCCCCGAATATTCCAGAATTCGAACGACGGGTACTGGAAGGCAAGTACGACTACGTTTACATGAACGCGATCCTGTACCAGGTTGCCCATGAAAAGCCGGGGTACCGCATCCTCGTGCGCAGGAAACCGGATCTGCACAGCGTCCTGGTGGTACGACGTGATGGCCCACGCAAACTTGAGGCCTTGCGCAACAGCATCATCGCCTTCCCCGCCCCCCATGCCTTCGGGGCCACCCTGCTCAATCGGGCCAAGCTGAAAAGACTACATATTGATTATCGCGTCGCTTTCCTCGGCACCCATGAGTCCGTATATCGGGCGGTCGCCCAGGGTCAGTTCATTGCCGGAGGAGGCGTGCAGCGCTCGTTCACGGTGCTTCCTGACGCGGTCCGCGACCAGCTCCGCATCCTGTACCGATCTGGTGGGGCCCCTTCGCATGCGATTGCTGCCAACCCGTCGATCCAACAGGACGAAAGGCGCCGGGTGCAGACCGCTCTTCTCGACCTGCCCAAAGACCCGACCGGCCGGAAGCTGCTGTCTGATCTGGATATTGATGGATTCCGGCCGAATTCGGTCTCCGATACTCGCCACCTGCGCGCGCTCGGAGTCCGGCGCCGAGACCGGGTCAGCCGGATGGAGTTTCACGTCATCCCCAGGCTGAATGCCACGGACACCGCGCGGCAAATGCAGCCGCTCGCGACCTATTTCAAACAACGCCTGGAGATCGACGTTTCCCTGCACACTTATCCGACGATGTCGGCGTTCGAACGGGCCGTCTACAGCGAAAAGCGCCCGGCGCTCGTGAACGCGAACCCGCTGCAGGCCATTAATCTGGCCAGGAAAGGCTATTCGATCATTGCGCAGCAGGTTCCGGTAATGTCCCCGGAAGGAATGCGCAGCATTATTCTTGTGCGGGAAGACAGCTCCTTGCAGGCGCTGTCTGATCTGCGCGGTAAACGGATCGCTTTCGGGGGCAGTGCGACCGCCTTCTTTGCCTCTATGGTGCCCCACGTTTTGCTCAGGCGCGCAGGCCTGCAAGGGAAATACGAGGATGTTTCCCGGCCCGGGCCGGTCTCTGACGTGGTCGCGCGACTGCGACGCGGAGAAATTGACGCCGCCGGAACCGGCACCATGGCCCTGCACAGCGAAAGCCTGAAGCGCCGTTATGCCGTCGATCGCATGCGCGTGATTGCGCGCAGCGAGCCCATGCCTGGACTGGCGTGGCTGGTCTCGCCGGCGGTGAGTCCGGCGGTGCGAACAGAAATCCGGCACGTATTGCTTGGCTACAACCGTAAAGCGCCGGGGCATTCGGCGCTGACCGCGGGCGGAATCGCAGGTCTGCGGGCGGCATCGCGCAAGGACTACGCCGTGGTGGAACGGTACGTTCGGGAGTTGAACGAGCGATGA
- a CDS encoding TorF family putative porin, whose protein sequence is MNKLTKSLVAAGLLAGMSAPVLADGLSGNVALVSDYVWRGVEQSPGAAPTMQGGMDYETGAFSFGTWGSSLAEGGTEIDLYGAYSFGPVSVGAIYYYFPTGSLGNSGSTEVNVSGDAGPVSLMASYATDVSGNPYYLEASYSHGFGKVSLDLHAGYGETYTTSSGGAAFDYSIGVSGSAGGLDLAAVYAYSESTKEGKPYVSIGKSI, encoded by the coding sequence ATGAACAAACTGACCAAGTCCTTGGTTGCCGCCGGTCTGCTGGCGGGTATGAGTGCGCCGGTCCTGGCCGATGGTCTCAGCGGCAACGTTGCCCTCGTCAGTGACTATGTCTGGCGTGGTGTCGAGCAGTCCCCCGGTGCCGCCCCGACCATGCAGGGTGGTATGGATTATGAGACGGGTGCCTTCTCGTTCGGTACCTGGGGTTCCAGCCTTGCCGAAGGTGGTACCGAGATCGATCTGTACGGTGCTTACAGCTTTGGCCCCGTGTCCGTTGGTGCGATCTACTACTACTTCCCGACCGGTTCGCTTGGCAATTCTGGTTCTACCGAAGTGAACGTCAGTGGTGACGCAGGTCCGGTCTCGCTGATGGCGTCCTATGCAACCGATGTTTCGGGCAACCCGTATTACCTGGAGGCTTCTTACTCCCACGGTTTCGGCAAGGTCAGCCTGGACCTGCACGCGGGTTACGGGGAAACCTACACCACCAGTTCGGGTGGAGCCGCGTTTGACTATTCGATCGGCGTGAGTGGCAGTGCCGGTGGACTGGATCTGGCTGCGGTGTATGCCTATTCCGAGTCGACGAAGGAAGGCAAGCCGTACGTCAGCATCGGCAAGTCCATCTAA
- a CDS encoding P-II family nitrogen regulator: MKLVTAIIKPFKLDDVRDALSEVGVHGITVTEVKGFGRQKGHTELYRGAEYVVDFLPKVKLEVAVDASLVDQVTEAIIKAAKTGKIGDGKIFIFDLEQAIRIRTGESGKDAL, from the coding sequence ATGAAGTTAGTTACGGCTATCATCAAGCCCTTCAAACTCGATGATGTGCGTGATGCCCTTTCGGAAGTGGGCGTGCACGGCATCACCGTGACCGAGGTCAAAGGCTTCGGTCGCCAGAAGGGACACACGGAACTCTATCGCGGCGCCGAATACGTGGTGGACTTCCTACCCAAGGTGAAACTGGAGGTCGCGGTAGACGCGAGCCTCGTCGATCAGGTCACTGAGGCCATCATCAAGGCCGCCAAGACTGGCAAGATCGGCGACGGCAAGATCTTCATTTTCGATCTTGAGCAGGCCATTCGTATCCGTACCGGTGAATCCGGTAAAGATGCGCTGTGA
- a CDS encoding magnesium chelatase domain-containing protein yields the protein MSLAIVYSRALLGIQAPPVTVEVHLANGLPALSIVGLPETTVKESKDRVRSAILNSRFDFPARRITVNLAPADLPKDGGRFDLPIAIGILVASGQLPARHLDEHEFLGELALTGELRPVRGTLTAALQCAETKRSLIVPRENADEAARVSRTRVVAAAHLLDVCAHLTGEARLPAHQPAGGHEPLATTPDLADVRGQHQARRALEIAATGGHSLLMVGPPGSGKTMLAARLPGILPPMEEIEAIETAAVYSACQSGFEPG from the coding sequence ATGTCACTCGCCATCGTCTATAGCCGCGCCCTGCTCGGTATCCAGGCCCCGCCGGTCACGGTAGAGGTCCACCTGGCCAATGGGCTGCCGGCCCTGTCCATTGTCGGGCTACCAGAAACCACGGTCAAGGAAAGCAAGGACCGGGTGCGCAGCGCCATCCTTAACTCCCGCTTCGACTTCCCGGCCCGGCGCATCACGGTCAACCTGGCACCGGCCGATCTGCCGAAGGATGGTGGACGCTTCGACCTGCCCATCGCCATCGGCATTCTGGTCGCCTCGGGCCAATTGCCGGCCCGGCACCTGGACGAGCACGAATTTCTCGGGGAACTGGCACTCACGGGTGAACTGCGGCCGGTACGCGGCACACTGACGGCTGCATTGCAGTGCGCGGAGACGAAGCGCTCGCTCATCGTTCCGCGGGAGAATGCCGATGAAGCGGCGCGGGTCAGCCGAACCCGGGTCGTCGCCGCGGCGCACCTGCTCGATGTCTGCGCGCACCTGACCGGCGAAGCGCGTCTGCCGGCCCATCAGCCCGCCGGCGGGCATGAACCCTTGGCCACGACCCCCGACCTCGCGGATGTGCGCGGCCAGCACCAGGCACGCCGCGCCCTGGAAATCGCCGCTACTGGCGGGCACAGCCTGCTCATGGTTGGGCCACCCGGCTCCGGCAAGACCATGCTGGCTGCACGCCTGCCGGGGATTCTGCCGCCGATGGAAGAGATCGAGGCAATCGAAACCGCCGCCGTCTATTCAGCCTGCCAGTCCGGATTCGAGCCCGG
- a CDS encoding YdgA family protein yields the protein MATRRPKSGREDRARPQKASSGSASVRTIVRVVAAVLLLAVIAAAAIPWWLGSRIASTFPQTAKAAATHAGLSVKEFNYHRGWFSSTADSTLATHSATPILIVARYEIEHGPIPLHSWQRAPALAVIHAHYSVRAGSKAPPKLAKEIATIPPATLEATVDLQGDASGTIAIEGGKRRSGDKSVAWAPVSGQIAFDTGWTRLKMSIAAPSLEIDSGGSKIRFAKMALATDLNKGPAGTMVGTNRFSLGSVSVPGLAEFKGIQNTSLSRMANELLSVEFEWKLANATISGKHFGPADAKATLKRIDAAALHKFQQEMNATYNRTLPPEQTQMIVFGKALVLAGTLSRRNPEFDLSKFQLKTEFGPVSGNARLAVDGSSQDIGANPMLLLTAIEGDAQLSVPEAAFRALIKARIQKDVELLRHSGNLTQGEEKQLTPEALAAITDAAYPAYLKDSGLQRFFQLDGDAYRFRIKMEKGRITINGTPINPVALSRPSK from the coding sequence ATGGCAACTAGGCGCCCGAAATCCGGGCGCGAAGATCGCGCCAGACCCCAGAAGGCGTCCTCCGGTTCAGCATCGGTCCGGACAATCGTTCGCGTTGTCGCCGCCGTCCTGTTACTTGCGGTGATCGCCGCAGCCGCAATTCCCTGGTGGCTCGGGAGCCGAATCGCATCAACATTTCCGCAAACCGCCAAGGCCGCAGCGACACATGCCGGCCTGAGCGTTAAGGAATTCAACTATCACCGCGGGTGGTTTAGCTCTACCGCCGACAGTACCCTCGCGACCCACAGTGCTACACCAATCCTCATCGTTGCGCGCTATGAGATCGAACACGGCCCGATTCCCCTGCATTCCTGGCAGCGGGCGCCGGCGCTCGCCGTGATCCACGCGCACTACTCCGTGCGCGCCGGTTCCAAGGCTCCACCGAAGCTGGCCAAGGAAATCGCTACCATTCCGCCGGCCACCCTGGAGGCCACCGTAGACCTGCAAGGAGATGCAAGCGGCACGATCGCGATTGAGGGAGGCAAGCGTCGCTCTGGCGACAAGAGTGTTGCCTGGGCACCGGTAAGTGGCCAGATCGCCTTCGATACCGGGTGGACACGACTGAAGATGTCCATTGCGGCGCCATCCCTTGAAATCGACTCGGGTGGCTCAAAAATTCGCTTCGCGAAGATGGCCCTGGCAACGGACCTGAACAAGGGGCCCGCAGGCACGATGGTGGGCACAAACCGGTTTTCCCTGGGCTCGGTTTCCGTGCCCGGACTGGCCGAGTTCAAGGGAATACAAAACACCAGCCTGTCGCGAATGGCCAATGAACTTCTGTCCGTGGAGTTTGAATGGAAACTGGCGAATGCAACCATCTCCGGGAAGCATTTTGGGCCTGCCGACGCCAAGGCCACGCTGAAACGGATCGATGCGGCAGCGTTGCACAAGTTCCAGCAAGAGATGAACGCCACCTACAACCGGACCCTTCCGCCAGAACAGACGCAGATGATCGTGTTTGGCAAGGCGCTTGTGCTTGCCGGGACCCTGTCGCGACGCAACCCGGAGTTCGACCTGAGCAAGTTCCAGCTCAAGACGGAGTTCGGACCGGTTTCGGGAAATGCCCGGCTCGCGGTGGACGGATCCAGTCAGGACATCGGTGCCAATCCCATGCTGCTGTTGACCGCGATTGAAGGCGACGCACAACTGTCGGTTCCGGAAGCCGCGTTTCGGGCGCTGATCAAGGCGCGTATCCAGAAGGACGTGGAACTCTTGCGCCACTCCGGCAACCTGACCCAGGGCGAAGAGAAACAACTCACGCCAGAAGCGCTCGCAGCCATTACCGATGCCGCTTATCCGGCCTATCTGAAGGACTCCGGACTGCAGCGATTCTTCCAGCTCGATGGCGACGCCTATCGATTCCGTATCAAGATGGAAAAAGGAAGGATTACGATCAACGGGACCCCGATCAATCCCGTTGCGCTATCGCGGCCGTCAAAATAA
- a CDS encoding accessory factor UbiK family protein: MNPKQTLEDLVSAVSDLLPEPPAEGFRQNLRAAFRSALDRADLVTREELEIQEAVLRRTREKLEQLEKMVAELEEKLVNK; encoded by the coding sequence ATGAACCCCAAACAGACCCTGGAAGACCTGGTTTCCGCAGTTTCCGACCTGCTGCCCGAGCCACCGGCCGAGGGCTTTCGCCAGAATCTGCGGGCCGCATTCCGCTCGGCCCTGGATCGGGCGGACCTGGTCACGCGGGAGGAACTGGAGATTCAGGAGGCGGTACTGCGCCGGACCCGGGAGAAGCTGGAACAGCTGGAAAAGATGGTTGCCGAGCTCGAGGAAAAGCTGGTAAACAAGTAG
- a CDS encoding ammonium transporter: MKSKLFSKMLFGAALVLASAPGLALADEAPTLSAGDTSWMLTSTALVLFMSIPGLALFYAGMVRTKNVLSVLMQVFAITALITIIWAIIGYTIAFTDGGNANQYMGGMSKLFLAGVTGDALSGTIPETVFMTFQMTFAIITPALIVGAFAERMKFSAMLWFMGIWSIVVYSPITHWVWGGGWLGSMNILDFAGGTVVHINAGIAGLVSALVLGKRKGYPTTPMPPHNLVLTLIGASMLWVGWFGFNAGSELAADGTAGMAMAVTQIATAAAALGWMLSEWITHGKPSMLGIASGAVAGLVAITPASGTAGPMGAIAIGAAAGIGCFIAATKIKKAFGYDDSLDAFGVHAIGGIIGALLTGVFAAKSLGGAGLGVESGSIGDQVGVQLVGIAATLIYTGVVTFIILKVLDIIMGLRVTEEEETEGLDIALHDEKGYNL, encoded by the coding sequence ATGAAATCCAAATTATTTTCCAAAATGCTGTTCGGGGCGGCGCTGGTATTGGCGTCGGCGCCGGGTCTGGCACTCGCGGACGAAGCGCCCACGCTTAGTGCGGGCGATACTTCGTGGATGCTGACCTCCACGGCCCTGGTGCTCTTCATGAGCATTCCCGGCCTGGCGCTGTTCTATGCCGGCATGGTGCGCACCAAGAACGTGCTTTCCGTTCTGATGCAGGTTTTCGCCATCACGGCTCTGATCACCATCATCTGGGCCATCATCGGCTACACGATCGCCTTCACCGATGGCGGCAATGCCAACCAGTACATGGGCGGCATGAGCAAGCTGTTCCTGGCCGGTGTTACCGGTGACGCGCTTTCCGGAACGATTCCGGAGACCGTGTTCATGACCTTCCAGATGACCTTCGCCATCATTACCCCGGCGCTGATCGTCGGTGCCTTTGCCGAGCGTATGAAGTTCTCGGCCATGCTGTGGTTCATGGGTATCTGGTCCATCGTGGTCTACTCGCCGATCACCCACTGGGTGTGGGGCGGCGGCTGGCTCGGCTCCATGAACATCCTGGACTTCGCTGGCGGTACCGTGGTGCACATCAACGCGGGTATTGCCGGTCTGGTCTCGGCGCTGGTGCTTGGCAAACGTAAGGGCTATCCGACCACTCCCATGCCTCCGCACAACCTGGTGCTTACCCTGATCGGTGCCTCCATGCTGTGGGTGGGCTGGTTCGGCTTCAATGCCGGTAGTGAGCTGGCGGCCGACGGCACGGCCGGTATGGCCATGGCGGTCACGCAAATCGCGACGGCGGCTGCGGCCCTGGGCTGGATGCTGTCCGAGTGGATCACCCACGGCAAGCCGAGCATGCTGGGTATTGCCTCGGGTGCAGTTGCGGGTCTGGTTGCGATCACCCCGGCCTCCGGTACCGCCGGTCCCATGGGTGCCATCGCCATCGGCGCCGCCGCGGGCATCGGCTGTTTCATCGCCGCCACCAAGATCAAGAAGGCCTTTGGCTACGACGATTCGCTGGACGCCTTCGGCGTGCACGCGATCGGCGGCATCATCGGTGCGCTCCTGACCGGCGTGTTCGCCGCGAAGAGCCTGGGCGGTGCCGGTCTTGGCGTCGAATCCGGTTCCATCGGCGACCAGGTCGGTGTGCAGCTGGTGGGCATCGCCGCGACCCTGATCTACACCGGTGTCGTGACCTTCATCATCCTGAAGGTGCTGGACATCATCATGGGTCTGCGTGTGACCGAAGAAGAGGAAACCGAAGGTCTGGATATCGCCCTGCACGACGAAAAGGGCTACAACCTCTAG